Proteins encoded within one genomic window of Nostoc sp. UHCC 0870:
- a CDS encoding AAA family ATPase produces the protein MTGMNSDKQLSRIVLKGFKSIAKCDLELSRLNILIGSNGAGKSNFIGFFRMVGQLLEQNLQVFVSRQGSPDALLHFGRKTTEQLEWQLYFGNNGYFATLEPTKDNRLMFTQESFWCNMSGEYQIGRGHFETKALTSTRTGIDESVLEAMQQWRVYHFHDTSESAYIKQPHGINDNAYLRPDARNLASFLYLLRDTYPVNYQRIVKTIRLVAPFFGDFFLRPAPQNKEIIELEWFERGQDIPFKAHLLSDGTLRFICLATVFLQPEDLLPATILVDEPELGLHPYAITVLASLMRTASKQVIVSTQSVELLNEFEANDVIVVDRNEGTSCLRRLNQQELEAWLLDYSLGELWLKNLLGGRPTR, from the coding sequence ATGACGGGGATGAACAGTGACAAACAACTGTCGAGAATAGTTTTAAAAGGCTTCAAGTCTATCGCCAAATGTGACCTTGAATTATCCAGACTTAACATTTTGATAGGCTCTAATGGGGCGGGGAAGTCTAATTTTATTGGCTTCTTCCGCATGGTTGGACAGTTGCTTGAGCAAAACCTGCAAGTGTTTGTTAGTCGTCAGGGCAGTCCTGATGCTTTATTGCATTTTGGGCGGAAAACAACGGAACAATTAGAGTGGCAGCTATACTTCGGCAATAATGGATACTTCGCTACCCTTGAACCAACCAAGGATAATCGCTTGATGTTCACTCAGGAATCCTTTTGGTGCAACATGAGTGGTGAGTATCAAATAGGTAGAGGTCATTTCGAGACAAAGGCTTTGACCAGCACAAGAACGGGAATTGATGAATCCGTTTTAGAAGCCATGCAGCAGTGGCGCGTTTATCATTTTCATGACACTAGTGAGAGTGCCTACATCAAACAGCCTCATGGAATCAATGACAATGCTTACCTACGTCCTGATGCACGTAACCTTGCATCCTTCCTCTATCTATTGCGCGACACCTACCCAGTAAATTATCAAAGAATTGTCAAAACCATTCGACTTGTTGCTCCATTCTTTGGTGACTTTTTTCTGCGTCCTGCTCCACAAAACAAGGAAATTATTGAGTTGGAATGGTTTGAGCGGGGGCAAGATATTCCTTTCAAGGCTCACTTGCTTTCGGATGGCACGCTGCGTTTTATCTGTCTAGCAACGGTTTTTCTACAACCTGAAGACCTCCTACCAGCAACAATTCTCGTTGATGAGCCAGAATTAGGACTTCATCCTTATGCTATTACCGTGCTGGCTTCTTTGATGCGTACTGCCTCCAAACAAGTGATTGTTTCTACTCAGTCCGTCGAGTTGCTCAACGAATTTGAAGCCAACGATGTCATTGTTGTAGACCGTAATGAAGGGACTTCCTGCCTTCGCAGGCTGAATCAGCAGGAATTAGAAGCTTGGCTATTGGATTATAGCTTGGGTGAGCTTTGGCTCAAAAACCTCCTGGGCGGGAGACCTACACGATGA
- a CDS encoding DUF4276 family protein: protein MIRVNIFVEGQTEETFVRELLYGYFLAKNIYLNPILVKTSSTGKGGVVSYAKIKPQLNRKCLEDKTAIVTTMFDMYALPNDFPGSHSIPKTKDPFQKAEHLEREMGKDVGHKNFIPNLLVHEFEGLLYSQPDAFSLWFDEGVVSILQAERHAFPSPEHINDHPQKAPSKRIRNCCKGYDKALHGSLLALDIGLDTIRQECQHFHQWLLRLENLISS from the coding sequence ATGATTCGAGTCAATATTTTCGTGGAAGGACAAACCGAAGAAACTTTTGTCAGAGAACTGCTCTACGGGTATTTTCTAGCCAAAAATATCTACCTCAATCCGATTCTCGTCAAAACCAGTTCCACTGGTAAAGGTGGTGTGGTGAGCTATGCCAAAATCAAGCCCCAATTAAATCGCAAGTGCCTGGAAGACAAAACGGCTATCGTCACTACCATGTTTGATATGTATGCCTTGCCTAATGATTTTCCGGGGAGCCATTCCATACCCAAAACCAAGGACCCATTTCAGAAGGCTGAACATCTAGAACGGGAGATGGGCAAGGATGTTGGTCACAAAAATTTTATCCCGAATTTGCTGGTACATGAATTTGAAGGGCTGCTATACAGTCAGCCAGACGCTTTTTCCCTGTGGTTTGATGAAGGTGTGGTGAGTATTCTACAAGCTGAACGTCATGCCTTTCCTTCTCCTGAACATATTAATGATCATCCACAGAAAGCACCATCCAAACGAATTCGTAATTGTTGCAAGGGATATGACAAAGCACTACATGGTTCGCTGCTGGCTCTCGATATTGGACTGGATACCATACGTCAGGAATGTCAACATTTTCACCAATGGTTATTACGTCTGGAAAATCTCATTTCCAGCTGA
- a CDS encoding AAA-like domain-containing protein: protein MTEVIQETAITFEAALKIADAAVFVKTKRHLKNIEVAVLRGALLGQKYDKIAEECDYAPEYIKHDVGPKLWQILSASLGEKVSKTNLTAILAQRASEELKIEESSSLANSQSPVINPQSLELESPVGLIPLNSALYVERPPVESRCYEEITRDGALIRIKAPSQMGKTSLMVRILAHAKQDNSSQVRTVALSLQRAERSIFNDLDKFLRWFCASITRKLQLPHRVEDYWSETFGSKSNCTAYFEDCLLPDIHGVLVLALDQVDEVFLHPEIADDFFTLLRSWYEEAAYGDSGNPLWQNLRLVIVHSTEVYIPLDINKSPFNVGLAIELQTFTPVQVFNLAQRYGIHLSEDELSELMQLVDGHPYLVQQALYHLAQQNLIFQQLIQTAATDAGIYSNHLHRHLRSLQEHPQLAAAYELAIASSTPVELEQTLAFKLHSMGLVKLQGNQVISSCKLYRQYFEEPLRVTTKRANCSTYGFCDTPKTK, encoded by the coding sequence ATGACGGAAGTAATTCAAGAAACAGCAATCACATTTGAAGCAGCCTTGAAAATAGCAGATGCCGCAGTATTTGTCAAAACTAAAAGACATCTGAAAAACATTGAAGTAGCTGTACTACGAGGAGCTTTGCTAGGTCAAAAATATGATAAAATTGCCGAAGAATGTGACTATGCTCCTGAGTATATAAAACATGATGTAGGTCCGAAACTATGGCAGATTCTTTCAGCTAGTTTAGGGGAAAAAGTCAGTAAAACTAATTTGACGGCTATCCTAGCACAACGAGCATCTGAAGAATTAAAAATTGAAGAATCTTCCTCATTAGCCAACTCCCAATCGCCAGTTATTAATCCCCAATCTCTAGAATTAGAATCACCAGTTGGACTCATACCATTAAACTCTGCTTTATATGTAGAACGTCCTCCAGTCGAGTCTCGTTGTTATGAAGAAATTACCAGAGATGGAGCATTAATTCGCATCAAAGCACCTAGTCAAATGGGTAAAACTTCTTTAATGGTAAGAATTTTAGCTCATGCTAAACAAGATAATTCTTCACAAGTGCGTACTGTAGCTTTGAGTTTGCAGCGAGCTGAACGTTCTATTTTTAATGATTTAGATAAATTCTTGCGTTGGTTTTGTGCTTCTATTACTCGTAAGCTGCAACTACCCCATCGCGTAGAGGATTATTGGAGTGAAACTTTTGGTAGTAAAAGTAATTGCACTGCTTATTTTGAAGACTGTTTGTTGCCAGATATTCATGGTGTTTTGGTATTAGCTTTAGATCAAGTTGATGAGGTGTTTTTACATCCAGAAATAGCAGACGATTTCTTTACATTACTGCGCTCTTGGTATGAAGAAGCAGCCTATGGAGATAGTGGTAATCCTCTGTGGCAAAATCTGCGGTTAGTTATTGTTCATTCCACAGAAGTGTATATCCCGCTTGATATTAATAAATCACCATTTAATGTTGGTTTAGCAATTGAATTGCAAACATTTACACCTGTACAAGTATTCAATTTGGCCCAGCGTTATGGAATCCATTTATCTGAAGATGAATTATCCGAATTAATGCAGCTTGTGGATGGACATCCATATTTAGTACAACAAGCTTTATATCATTTAGCACAGCAAAATTTAATTTTCCAACAGTTAATTCAAACAGCAGCTACAGATGCAGGTATTTACAGTAATCACTTACATCGCCATTTACGCAGCTTACAAGAACATCCACAATTAGCAGCAGCCTATGAATTAGCGATCGCCTCATCAACACCTGTAGAGTTAGAACAGACTTTAGCCTTTAAGCTACACAGCATGGGGTTAGTCAAGCTGCAAGGAAATCAAGTCATATCCAGTTGTAAGCTATATCGACAGTATTTTGAAGAACCTTTACGAGTCACAACAAAGCGAGCAAATTGCTCAACTTATGGTTTTTGTGACACCCCTAAGACAAAATAA
- a CDS encoding MinD/ParA family ATP-binding protein — protein MSKIIVIHSFRGGTGKSNLTANLAVAMALQEKRVAIVDTDLQSPGIHALFGIDKTIAGKTLNDYLWNRSCIADTACDVTSHLAISQGKIFLIPSSINADEIAKILSEGYNVSLLNSGFQRLIKELELDYLFIDTHPGLSRETLLSIAISDLLIITLRPDRQDFQGTAVTVNIARQLQVCEMMMVINKTPNRMDFASLQQKVEKTYNVPVAGILPLSEDMAQLGSSGIFCLQYPDHPFTQTLQRLADKAS, from the coding sequence ATGTCTAAAATTATTGTGATTCACTCCTTTCGAGGTGGAACAGGTAAATCTAACTTAACAGCAAATTTAGCAGTAGCAATGGCACTTCAAGAGAAGCGAGTGGCAATTGTAGATACTGATTTACAATCTCCAGGTATTCATGCTTTATTTGGTATTGACAAGACAATTGCAGGCAAAACCTTAAATGACTATTTGTGGAATCGTAGTTGTATTGCAGATACTGCCTGTGATGTTACTTCTCATCTAGCAATTTCTCAGGGGAAAATTTTCCTCATACCCTCTAGTATCAATGCTGATGAAATTGCCAAGATTTTGAGCGAAGGATACAACGTTAGTTTACTAAATAGTGGCTTTCAAAGATTAATTAAAGAGTTAGAATTAGATTACTTGTTTATTGATACTCACCCTGGATTAAGCCGAGAAACTTTACTATCTATCGCTATTTCTGACTTATTAATTATTACTCTTCGTCCAGATCGCCAAGATTTTCAAGGCACGGCGGTAACAGTGAATATTGCTCGTCAACTGCAAGTCTGCGAGATGATGATGGTCATTAATAAGACCCCAAATCGCATGGACTTTGCATCACTACAGCAAAAAGTAGAGAAAACTTATAACGTTCCAGTTGCAGGTATATTGCCACTTTCGGAAGACATGGCACAACTGGGCAGTAGTGGCATATTTTGTTTACAATATCCTGACCATCCATTCACTCAAACCCTACAACGATTAGCAGATAAAGCAAGTTAA
- a CDS encoding pyridoxamine 5'-phosphate oxidase family protein: MSSFHFGEITVQTQAGVREEAQRLCHFISNTIKPPAEEFLQTQQLAVASTVDTEGRVWASLLTGKPGFVEVFNTQTIQINTIPIQTDPLHQNLHDNNDIGLLVIDLANRRRLRLNGKAEVNQKHIKVEIQQVFFNCPKYIQVRHIEKAVIDAIEQPEAFTTDSLSDTNQLWITQADTFFIASYHPESGADASHRGGFPGFIQVVNSNQLVFPDYSGNNMFQTFGNLNVNPKAGLLFIDFEKGHTLQITGKAQVIWDVARLTEFAGAQRLVEFAIEQVLESRNTTSLRWRFGEYSPANPG, encoded by the coding sequence ATGTCTTCTTTTCATTTTGGAGAAATTACAGTCCAAACTCAGGCGGGTGTGCGAGAAGAGGCGCAACGTCTATGTCATTTCATCAGTAACACCATTAAACCACCTGCTGAGGAGTTCCTGCAAACACAACAATTAGCAGTTGCTAGCACAGTGGACACAGAAGGTAGAGTCTGGGCATCTTTGTTAACAGGAAAACCTGGTTTTGTAGAGGTATTCAACACACAAACCATACAGATTAATACTATCCCCATACAAACCGATCCCCTACACCAAAACCTACATGACAACAATGATATTGGTCTATTGGTAATTGATTTAGCGAACCGTCGGCGTTTACGTTTAAATGGCAAAGCAGAGGTAAATCAAAAGCATATCAAAGTAGAAATTCAACAGGTATTTTTTAACTGTCCTAAATACATCCAGGTACGTCATATAGAAAAAGCGGTAATTGATGCAATAGAACAACCTGAAGCTTTTACCACAGATAGTTTAAGTGATACAAATCAACTTTGGATAACCCAAGCCGACACTTTTTTCATCGCTAGTTATCATCCAGAAAGTGGGGCTGATGCTTCCCACCGAGGAGGCTTTCCAGGATTTATACAAGTTGTGAATAGTAATCAGCTTGTGTTTCCCGATTACTCTGGAAATAATATGTTTCAAACCTTCGGTAACTTAAATGTAAATCCAAAAGCAGGTTTATTATTTATCGACTTTGAAAAAGGGCATACCTTGCAAATAACTGGTAAAGCACAGGTAATTTGGGATGTGGCAAGATTAACTGAATTTGCAGGGGCGCAACGTTTAGTAGAGTTTGCTATTGAGCAAGTGTTGGAAAGTAGGAATACTACTTCCCTACGTTGGCGATTTGGGGAATACTCCCCAGCAAATCCTGGGTGA
- a CDS encoding eIF2A-related protein: MATLKASPQGLARIKQARSDKSWSVDDFRWVELASEVLGVCWQENGVLAAGISEGTWKRFLAGKQAINAEAFKAYCQVLGLNWEEVQEGGRTKERKDTGTRRQEEFSLSPHTHTDWGEAPDVSIFYGRSEELDTVKRWVTQENCRLITLLGMGGIGKTTLSVKLAQEIINSEKIYLSQSPVPSPQSLVPSPQSPEYIIWRSLRNAPPVEDILAELIQFLSGQQETNLSNHVQGRISLLLKHLRSSRCLIILDNAESILQAGDRNGRYRAGCEGYGQFLQCVAETSHQSCLILTSREKPQGLAKYEGDSLPVRSLQLTGLQEREGRELFNVKGKFAASCDQWQVLISRYGGNPLALKIVASSIRDFFDGDVSQFLEVSQQVTFIFDDIRDLLDQQFQRLTTLEREIMYWLAINREPVTLAELQADFVANVPPRELLESLSSLQRRSLIEKSAGGLTQQPVVMEYVSNHLIEQVCEEMRNWGIETQSFPPTPYSLLPTPLFTTHALIKAQAKDYVRESQISLILQPLINQLITEFGSLENVSNCLVHILSRLRGKSPQETGYAGGNALNLLHHAQVDLSSYDFSGLTVWQAYLQGVNLHDVNFANSDLSRCVFTETLGNILSAAFSPDGEPVAVDEFPGISKLALAPALATKERHPKGQLLATCDTDCHVRVWEVKTGKLLLICRGHTNWVRFVVFSPDGEILASCGADENVKLWSVRDGVCIKTLTGHEHEVFSVAFHPDGETLASASGDKTIKLWDIQDGKCWQTLTGHTDWVRCVAFSPDGNTLASSAADHTIKLWDVSQGKCLRTLKSHTGWVRSVAFSADGQTLASGSGDRTIKIWNYHTGECLQTYTGHTNSVYSIAFSPDSKILVSGSGDRTIKLWDCQTNTCIKTLHGHTNEVCSVAFSPDGQTLACVSLDQSVRLWNCRTGQCLKAWYGNTDWALPVAFSPDRQILASGSNDKTVKLWDWQTGKYISSLEGHTDFIYGIAFSPDSQILASASTDSSVRLWNISTGQCFQILLGHTDWVYAVAFHPQGQILATGSADCTVKLWDISTGQCLKTLSEHTDKILGIAWSPDGQMLASASADQTVKFWEYSTGSCIKTLPAHNNRVYSVNFSPDGQTIATCSTDQTIKIWNWQTDQCLKILTGHENWVFAIAFSPDGQTLASASHDQTVRIWDVNTGECRHVCIGHTHLVSSVAFSLDGEFIASGSQDQTVRIWDMKTGKFVRLLRAKRLYEGMNITGVKGLTDATILTLQSLGAVVALRTLRRKLSIS; this comes from the coding sequence GTGGCTACTCTCAAAGCTTCTCCACAGGGACTCGCAAGAATTAAACAGGCTAGAAGTGATAAGAGTTGGTCTGTTGATGATTTTAGATGGGTAGAATTAGCCAGTGAAGTTTTAGGTGTTTGTTGGCAAGAAAATGGTGTTCTCGCTGCTGGGATATCAGAGGGAACATGGAAGCGTTTCTTGGCTGGGAAGCAAGCGATTAATGCTGAGGCTTTTAAAGCTTACTGTCAGGTGCTGGGGTTGAATTGGGAAGAAGTGCAGGAGGGAGGACGCACCAAGGAACGAAAAGACACAGGAACAAGGAGACAAGAAGAATTTTCGTTATCCCCTCATACTCATACAGACTGGGGTGAAGCACCTGATGTATCGATTTTTTATGGTCGAAGTGAAGAACTAGACACAGTTAAGCGATGGGTTACACAAGAAAATTGTCGCTTGATAACGCTGCTGGGAATGGGTGGAATTGGGAAAACGACACTTTCTGTAAAACTAGCGCAGGAAATTATCAACAGCGAGAAAATTTATCTTTCCCAGTCCCCAGTCCCCAGTCCCCAGTCCCTAGTCCCCAGTCCCCAGTCCCCTGAATACATAATTTGGCGTAGTTTGCGAAACGCGCCACCAGTGGAGGATATTTTAGCGGAGTTAATTCAATTTTTATCTGGACAGCAGGAAACAAATTTATCAAATCATGTACAGGGCAGAATTTCGCTGTTACTCAAACATTTACGTTCGTCGCGCTGTCTAATTATTTTGGATAATGCTGAGTCAATTTTACAAGCAGGCGATCGCAATGGTCGTTATCGTGCTGGATGTGAAGGTTACGGTCAATTCCTGCAATGTGTAGCAGAAACTTCCCACCAAAGTTGTTTAATTCTCACTTCACGGGAAAAACCCCAAGGACTGGCTAAGTATGAAGGTGATAGTTTACCAGTACGTTCTCTACAACTGACAGGATTACAAGAACGAGAAGGACGCGAATTATTTAATGTTAAGGGTAAATTTGCTGCTTCTTGTGACCAATGGCAAGTTTTAATTTCACGTTATGGCGGTAATCCTCTGGCTCTCAAAATTGTAGCGTCTTCCATCCGAGACTTTTTTGATGGTGATGTTTCCCAATTTCTGGAAGTTTCTCAGCAAGTTACATTCATTTTTGATGATATTCGGGACTTACTTGACCAACAGTTCCAGCGTTTAACAACTTTGGAACGAGAGATTATGTACTGGTTAGCCATCAACCGTGAACCTGTAACTTTAGCAGAGTTACAAGCCGATTTTGTCGCCAATGTCCCACCCCGTGAACTGCTAGAGTCCCTAAGTTCACTGCAAAGACGTTCTTTAATTGAAAAAAGTGCTGGAGGGTTGACTCAGCAGCCTGTAGTAATGGAGTATGTGAGCAATCATTTAATTGAGCAAGTGTGTGAGGAGATGAGAAACTGGGGAATAGAAACGCAATCTTTCCCCCCTACTCCCTACTCCCTACTCCCTACTCCCTTATTTACTACTCATGCACTCATTAAGGCACAAGCTAAAGATTATGTGCGGGAGAGTCAAATTAGTCTGATTCTTCAGCCTCTCATCAATCAATTAATTACAGAATTTGGCAGTCTGGAAAATGTCAGTAATTGTCTAGTTCACATCCTCTCTAGGCTGCGGGGTAAGTCACCCCAAGAAACGGGCTATGCTGGAGGGAATGCTCTTAATTTGCTGCATCATGCACAAGTTGACCTCAGTAGCTATGATTTTTCGGGGTTAACTGTTTGGCAAGCTTATCTTCAAGGCGTAAACCTCCATGATGTGAATTTTGCTAACTCAGATTTATCTCGCTGTGTATTTACGGAAACATTAGGTAATATTTTATCGGCTGCTTTTAGTCCCGATGGTGAGCCAGTTGCGGTGGACGAGTTCCCCGGCATAAGCAAACTGGCGTTAGCACCAGCGTTAGCGACGAAGGAGCGTCACCCGAAGGGTCAACTTTTAGCAACCTGCGACACCGACTGTCATGTGCGTGTATGGGAAGTGAAAACCGGGAAATTATTACTAATTTGTCGAGGACATACTAATTGGGTGCGCTTTGTAGTGTTTAGCCCAGATGGAGAAATCTTAGCAAGTTGTGGCGCAGACGAGAATGTGAAACTTTGGAGTGTCCGCGATGGTGTTTGTATAAAAACGTTAACTGGGCATGAACATGAGGTATTTTCCGTAGCGTTTCATCCAGATGGTGAGACTCTAGCCAGTGCAAGCGGTGACAAGACAATCAAACTTTGGGATATTCAAGATGGTAAATGCTGGCAAACGCTGACAGGACATACAGATTGGGTACGTTGCGTTGCTTTTAGTCCAGATGGTAACACTTTAGCGAGTAGTGCGGCTGACCACACGATTAAACTGTGGGATGTGTCTCAAGGTAAATGCTTGAGAACGTTGAAATCTCATACAGGATGGGTGCGTTCCGTGGCCTTTAGTGCAGATGGACAAACCTTAGCTAGTGGTAGCGGCGATCGCACAATTAAAATTTGGAATTATCATACAGGTGAATGTCTGCAAACTTACACCGGACATACTAACAGCGTCTATTCCATTGCCTTTAGTCCTGATAGTAAAATACTGGTTAGTGGTAGTGGCGATCGCACAATCAAACTCTGGGATTGTCAAACCAATACCTGCATCAAAACTTTACATGGACACACCAATGAAGTTTGTTCCGTCGCCTTTAGCCCAGATGGTCAAACACTAGCTTGTGTTAGTTTAGACCAAAGTGTTAGGCTCTGGAATTGTCGTACTGGTCAATGTTTGAAAGCTTGGTACGGTAACACAGATTGGGCATTACCTGTAGCTTTTAGTCCAGATAGACAGATTTTAGCTAGTGGTAGTAACGACAAAACAGTTAAACTCTGGGATTGGCAAACTGGCAAATACATCAGCAGCTTAGAAGGGCATACCGATTTTATTTATGGAATTGCCTTTAGTCCAGATAGTCAAATCCTAGCCAGTGCGAGTACCGATTCCTCAGTCAGATTATGGAATATTAGCACAGGTCAATGCTTCCAGATTTTACTCGGACATACAGATTGGGTGTATGCTGTTGCTTTTCATCCCCAAGGTCAAATCCTGGCTACTGGTAGCGCAGATTGCACAGTCAAGCTATGGGATATTAGCACAGGTCAATGTCTCAAAACCTTGAGCGAACATACCGATAAAATTCTGGGAATTGCTTGGAGTCCAGACGGGCAAATGTTAGCTAGTGCCAGTGCAGACCAAACAGTAAAATTTTGGGAATATTCTACAGGTAGTTGTATCAAGACATTGCCAGCACATAACAATAGAGTGTATTCAGTAAATTTTAGTCCAGACGGTCAAACCATAGCCACTTGTAGCACAGATCAAACTATAAAAATATGGAATTGGCAAACTGATCAATGTCTCAAAATCTTAACTGGTCATGAAAACTGGGTATTTGCCATTGCATTTAGTCCCGATGGACAAACCCTAGCCAGTGCATCCCATGACCAAACCGTGAGAATTTGGGATGTAAATACAGGAGAATGTCGTCATGTCTGCATTGGGCATACACATCTAGTATCTTCCGTAGCCTTTAGTTTAGATGGGGAATTTATCGCTAGTGGTTCTCAAGACCAAACTGTGAGAATTTGGGATATGAAAACAGGTAAATTTGTGAGATTATTAAGGGCAAAACGGCTTTATGAGGGAATGAATATTACAGGTGTCAAAGGGTTAACAGATGCAACGATTTTGACCCTGCAATCTTTGGGTGCTGTAGTGGCATTGAGGACACTCAGGCGGAAGTTATCAATAAGCTAA
- a CDS encoding CSLREA domain-containing protein has product MATFTVTTLNDVVDPNDGLLSLREAVTAAEALPGTDTIAINSIALLNSPIVIRPGNNINFQGNGTSFTGFNGQGRTSLFLIDNSTVTFNNLQINRGLAQGGNGSRGGGGGLGAGGRVLTL; this is encoded by the coding sequence ATGGCAACTTTTACCGTTACTACATTGAATGATGTTGTTGATCCCAATGACGGACTGTTAAGTTTACGAGAAGCTGTCACAGCAGCCGAAGCCTTACCAGGAACAGATACGATCGCCATTAATAGCATTGCTCTACTAAATAGCCCAATTGTCATCAGACCAGGCAATAACATTAACTTCCAGGGGAATGGCACTAGCTTTACTGGCTTCAATGGACAGGGGCGCACTTCCCTATTTCTCATTGATAACAGCACCGTTACATTTAATAATTTGCAGATTAACAGGGGTCTTGCTCAAGGAGGAAACGGCAGTCGAGGCGGAGGTGGCGGTTTAGGGGCTGGAGGTAGGGTGTTGACTTTGTAG
- a CDS encoding calcium-binding protein has protein sequence MFFDNRAVGGNSFTGRGDGGRGGNDSSAGSNGFPGGSGGLPSFFAIGGIVPSSGGSGGAAGRIVGSTGLGAGGGVSSSSGGFGVGGGSGGGGGGGAGGAGSFRGATGGGGGGRGASGNYGAGGGGGGGGGGGGANVLGGSVGAGGGGGLGGAAGAFAGAGRAGANGGNGRSTFTGNSPGNGGVGGQGGGGAGLGGAVFVSNSATFNVRNSSFLLNSAVGGSGFQNGQGRGGAIFVQSGGRLRDMGGVRFIQNSASTANPDSNIYPVKVNRGDRTIEVEGFQGVGRGSNPSLEVRETFDELIFTGEGLVAKNLLLTQTGDDLVVSFEGVDDTQVILKDFALENLDNLPIPGGQHGQIGNILFDGDETLQDSFDVFNADSTQNRIWNRNTVTFLNDLDNHVRGFDNSDDVINGQGGDDIIWGLSGDDILRGGEGNDTLHGGTGADILIGGWGNDTLYLGSDRHIDTVIYRQGDGSDVIHQFQRGAGGDLLQFEGIDAIDVVVNRGNTYFHLGDGVAGNSGFGAGELLAELRGVNGFAADNLNLNLASGNTAQFLFA, from the coding sequence GTGTTTTTTGATAACCGAGCAGTCGGAGGTAATAGTTTTACTGGTCGTGGCGACGGTGGGCGGGGTGGAAATGATTCCTCGGCTGGAAGCAATGGCTTTCCGGGTGGTAGTGGTGGCTTACCAAGTTTCTTCGCCATTGGTGGTATCGTCCCAAGTAGCGGCGGTAGCGGTGGTGCTGCTGGTCGGATAGTCGGAAGTACAGGCTTGGGAGCTGGTGGCGGTGTGAGTAGTAGCTCAGGAGGCTTTGGTGTTGGTGGCGGTAGTGGCGGCGGCGGTGGCGGCGGTGCTGGCGGTGCTGGCTCTTTCCGAGGTGCGACTGGTGGCGGTGGCGGCGGCCGTGGTGCTTCTGGGAACTACGGTGCTGGCGGTGGCGGTGGCGGCGGCGGTGGCGGCGGTGGTGCCAATGTGTTGGGAGGAAGTGTTGGTGCTGGTGGTGGTGGTGGTCTTGGGGGTGCAGCTGGCGCATTTGCTGGGGCTGGACGCGCTGGGGCGAATGGAGGTAATGGTCGCTCAACCTTTACTGGTAACAGCCCAGGTAACGGCGGTGTGGGAGGACAAGGCGGCGGTGGTGCAGGTTTAGGAGGTGCAGTCTTTGTCTCTAACAGCGCAACCTTCAACGTCAGGAACAGTTCATTTCTCTTAAATTCTGCTGTTGGTGGTAGTGGCTTTCAAAATGGTCAAGGACGGGGTGGTGCAATCTTCGTTCAGTCGGGGGGTAGATTGCGGGATATGGGTGGAGTGCGTTTCATCCAAAATTCTGCATCAACGGCGAATCCTGATAGCAATATCTATCCAGTTAAAGTCAACCGAGGCGATCGCACTATTGAGGTAGAAGGGTTTCAGGGAGTAGGACGGGGAAGCAATCCCTCGCTGGAAGTGCGGGAAACCTTTGATGAACTTATATTTACAGGAGAGGGTTTAGTTGCCAAAAACTTGCTCCTTACCCAAACTGGTGATGATTTAGTTGTCAGTTTTGAAGGGGTTGATGATACCCAAGTGATTCTCAAGGACTTTGCTCTAGAAAACCTGGATAACTTGCCGATTCCTGGTGGTCAGCATGGTCAGATTGGGAACATTCTGTTTGATGGTGATGAAACCCTGCAAGATAGTTTTGATGTCTTTAATGCTGACTCCACCCAAAACAGAATTTGGAATCGTAATACCGTCACCTTTCTGAATGATTTAGATAATCATGTACGTGGCTTTGACAACTCCGATGATGTGATTAATGGCCAAGGTGGTGATGACATTATTTGGGGTTTGAGTGGCGATGATATTTTGCGCGGTGGTGAAGGTAACGACACCCTTCATGGTGGCACTGGTGCAGATATTCTCATTGGTGGTTGGGGAAATGATACCCTGTATTTGGGAAGCGATCGCCACATTGATACAGTAATATATCGCCAGGGTGATGGCAGTGATGTGATCCATCAGTTCCAGCGTGGTGCAGGCGGCGATTTATTGCAATTTGAAGGTATTGATGCGATAGATGTCGTAGTGAATCGTGGCAATACCTACTTCCACTTAGGTGACGGCGTAGCTGGTAATAGCGGGTTTGGTGCAGGTGAATTATTGGCTGAGTTACGAGGTGTCAATGGTTTTGCTGCCGATAATCTCAATTTGAATCTGGCATCTGGCAATACTGCCCAGTTTTTGTTTGCATAA